Proteins encoded together in one Thermococcus gammatolerans EJ3 window:
- a CDS encoding UPF0146 family protein, whose product MLEKLAEFIAENFSQGKAVELGIGFQTKVALRLIELGYDVLAIDWNEKAVENARRAGIKAVRDDLFRPRLSLYRDAVLLYSVRPTPEIMEPIVELSRKVNVPLVVLPLSGDSVPRPLRLVNYKGLAIYVYKP is encoded by the coding sequence ATGCTTGAGAAACTGGCGGAGTTCATAGCGGAGAACTTCTCACAGGGAAAGGCCGTTGAGCTTGGCATAGGCTTCCAGACGAAGGTAGCTTTAAGGCTGATAGAGCTCGGCTACGACGTTCTGGCGATAGACTGGAACGAAAAAGCTGTGGAGAACGCGAGAAGAGCGGGCATAAAAGCGGTCCGCGACGACCTCTTTAGGCCGAGGCTCAGCCTTTACAGGGACGCGGTCCTTCTCTACTCAGTAAGGCCAACGCCCGAGATAATGGAGCCCATCGTCGAGCTGAGCCGAAAAGTGAACGTTCCCCTCGTAGTTCTGCCCCTGAGCGGTGATTCCGTGCCCAGACCGCTGAGGCTCGTGAACTACAAAGGACTGGCGATATACGTTTATAAGCCGTGA
- the glmM gene encoding phosphoglucosamine mutase translates to MRLFGTAGIRGRLWEKVTPELALKVGMAIGTYKGGTAVVARDGRTSSVMLKNAVISGLLASGMEVLDADLIPTPALAWATREHGDAGVMITASHNPPTDNGIKVFNGDGTEFYVEQEKELEGIVFSGNFRRAEWNEIKTVKPLDVIDDYIGAVLDFVNHETGLKVLYDGANGSGSVLAPYLLREMGAKVISVNAHVDGHFPGRRPEPRYENIAYLGELVKELGVDLAIAQDGDADRIAVFDERGNYVDEDTVIALFAKHYVEENGGGTVVTSINTGSRIDEVVERAGGKVVRVPLGQPHDGIKKYGAIFAGEPWKLVHPKFGNWIDSFVTMALLIKMIDENGPLSKLVSEIPVYYLRKENVPCPDGLKGKVVERAREELEKALGEEIKEILTISGYRFQLRDGSWVLVRPSGTEPKIRVVVEGPSEKRRDELFELAYKTVAKEVEKLKRSARV, encoded by the coding sequence ATGAGGCTCTTCGGCACCGCGGGAATTCGGGGGAGGCTCTGGGAGAAGGTGACGCCCGAGCTCGCATTGAAGGTCGGAATGGCGATTGGAACGTACAAAGGTGGAACGGCTGTCGTCGCGAGGGACGGGAGGACTTCAAGCGTTATGCTCAAGAACGCGGTGATAAGCGGTCTGCTCGCGAGCGGAATGGAGGTTTTAGATGCCGATTTGATTCCAACACCGGCCCTGGCCTGGGCCACCCGGGAGCACGGCGACGCTGGAGTTATGATTACCGCGAGCCACAATCCGCCGACAGACAACGGTATAAAGGTCTTCAACGGCGATGGGACGGAGTTCTACGTGGAACAGGAGAAGGAGCTTGAGGGGATAGTCTTCTCCGGGAACTTCAGGAGGGCTGAGTGGAACGAGATTAAAACCGTTAAGCCCCTCGACGTTATAGACGACTACATCGGAGCGGTTCTTGACTTCGTGAACCACGAGACGGGCCTTAAAGTTCTCTACGACGGGGCCAACGGCTCAGGGAGCGTTTTAGCGCCTTACCTGCTCCGCGAGATGGGGGCCAAGGTTATAAGCGTGAACGCCCACGTTGACGGCCACTTCCCGGGAAGGAGGCCCGAGCCGCGCTATGAAAACATCGCCTATCTCGGGGAGCTTGTTAAAGAACTCGGCGTTGATTTGGCGATAGCGCAGGACGGAGACGCCGACAGGATAGCGGTCTTCGACGAGAGGGGCAACTACGTTGACGAGGATACGGTTATAGCGCTCTTCGCCAAGCACTACGTTGAAGAGAACGGCGGGGGAACGGTTGTTACCTCGATAAACACCGGCTCAAGGATAGACGAGGTCGTCGAGAGGGCAGGGGGAAAGGTCGTTAGAGTTCCCCTTGGCCAGCCCCATGACGGCATAAAGAAATACGGAGCCATCTTCGCCGGCGAACCCTGGAAGCTCGTCCATCCAAAGTTCGGCAACTGGATTGACAGCTTCGTGACGATGGCGCTCCTGATTAAGATGATTGACGAGAACGGCCCCCTCTCAAAGCTCGTCTCGGAGATTCCGGTCTATTACCTGAGGAAGGAGAACGTTCCGTGCCCGGACGGGCTTAAGGGGAAGGTCGTTGAGAGGGCCAGGGAAGAGCTTGAGAAGGCCTTGGGAGAGGAAATCAAGGAAATTCTCACGATTTCGGGCTACCGCTTCCAGCTGAGGGACGGCTCATGGGTTCTCGTCAGGCCAAGCGGGACGGAGCCGAAGATTCGCGTTGTCGTCGAGGGGCCAAGCGAAAAAAGAAGGGACGAACTCTTCGAGTTAGCTTACAAAACGGTTGCAAAAGAAGTGGAAAAGCTCAAACGAAGCGCGCGGGTCTGA
- a CDS encoding MBL fold metallo-hydrolase, translated as MIEITFLGSGGGRFITITQFRSTGGFHIRASRNVYVDPGPGALVRSWRYKLDPRRLDAIFVSHRHVDHCNDLEVMVEAMTGGALKKRGVLIASKSVVYGDETHTPAISKYHIEVLESVHTPEPGNKIAIGEEEFLITPSQHSDPTTIGFRMKTAYGDISYIPDTAYFDGLVEWHDGARVLIAAITRPRDMGIPYHLSTDDAVEMLKSMEKKPEVLIMSHIGMKMHFANPYKEAKYIETVTGVKTYVAKEGFKVMVDKREIAVRTLRPARFV; from the coding sequence GTGATAGAGATAACCTTCCTCGGGAGCGGGGGCGGGAGGTTCATCACAATAACTCAGTTCCGCTCCACTGGGGGATTCCACATAAGGGCGAGCAGGAACGTCTACGTCGACCCGGGGCCGGGTGCTTTGGTTAGAAGCTGGCGCTACAAGCTCGACCCGAGAAGGTTAGACGCCATCTTCGTCTCCCACAGGCACGTTGACCACTGCAACGACCTCGAGGTCATGGTCGAGGCCATGACCGGTGGCGCGCTCAAGAAGAGGGGAGTGCTCATAGCTTCGAAGAGCGTCGTCTACGGCGACGAGACTCATACACCTGCGATAAGCAAGTATCACATAGAAGTCCTCGAAAGCGTCCACACGCCAGAGCCGGGCAACAAGATAGCGATAGGCGAGGAGGAGTTCCTGATAACCCCGAGCCAGCACTCCGACCCGACAACGATAGGCTTCCGCATGAAGACCGCCTACGGCGACATCTCCTACATTCCCGACACAGCCTACTTTGATGGGCTGGTAGAGTGGCACGACGGGGCGAGGGTTCTCATAGCGGCGATAACGCGTCCAAGGGACATGGGAATTCCCTATCACCTCAGCACGGATGATGCCGTCGAGATGCTCAAGAGCATGGAGAAAAAACCTGAAGTCCTGATAATGAGCCACATCGGCATGAAGATGCACTTCGCCAACCCATACAAGGAGGCAAAGTACATCGAAACGGTAACCGGAGTCAAGACCTACGTCGCCAAGGAGGGCTTCAAGGTCATGGTAGACAAAAGGGAAATAGCAGTCAGGACTCTCAGACCCGCGCGCTTCGTTTGA